One Proteinivorax tanatarense DNA segment encodes these proteins:
- a CDS encoding ABC transporter ATP-binding protein: MLKVSNLHKSYGSIVAVDGIDFEIKSGEILGFLGPNGAGKTTTIKVCSGMLIPTQGSVTLCDYDIIKEPTEAKRQLGYVPDDPFLYEKLTGRQFLEFVGEVYNLSPKQRQQRIEKMLLDFELEEKADELIETYSRGMRRKIALIAGIIHNPNILLLDEPTLGLDAVSAKKAKDIIKHMAYKENTAVLLTTHIMEIAEQICDRIAVISKGKLVAIGTLEELQQKAKTKATLEEVFVNITQQEAGKKVGE; the protein is encoded by the coding sequence ATGTTAAAAGTATCAAATTTACATAAAAGCTATGGAAGCATAGTAGCTGTTGACGGAATAGATTTTGAAATTAAATCTGGCGAAATATTGGGGTTTTTAGGACCCAATGGTGCAGGTAAGACGACTACTATAAAAGTGTGCAGCGGCATGTTAATTCCCACTCAAGGCAGCGTTACTCTCTGTGATTACGACATAATAAAAGAGCCTACTGAAGCAAAAAGGCAGCTAGGTTATGTTCCTGATGACCCTTTTTTATATGAAAAACTTACCGGAAGGCAGTTTTTGGAGTTTGTCGGAGAAGTTTATAATTTATCTCCAAAGCAAAGGCAGCAAAGAATAGAAAAAATGTTACTTGATTTTGAGCTAGAGGAAAAAGCTGATGAACTTATAGAGACTTACTCCAGAGGTATGAGAAGAAAGATAGCACTTATAGCAGGAATAATTCATAATCCTAATATTCTACTTTTAGATGAACCAACTTTAGGGCTGGATGCGGTTAGCGCAAAAAAGGCAAAAGACATAATAAAACATATGGCCTATAAAGAAAATACAGCCGTTCTTTTAACTACCCATATAATGGAAATAGCAGAGCAGATTTGTGATAGGATAGCTGTTATTTCAAAGGGAAAATTAGTGGCAATCGGGACCTTAGAAGAACTTCAACAAAAAGCGAAAACAAAAGCAACTTTAGAAGAAGTTTTCGTTAATATAACCCAACAAGAAGCTGGAAAAAAAGTAGGTGAATAA
- the nagB gene encoding glucosamine-6-phosphate deaminase — protein MRIIIEKDYESLSKKASLLVASQILLKPDSVLGLATGSTPLGMYKNLIEMYKRNEVDFSKVTTFNLDEYYGLSPDHPQSYNSYMKNNFFDHINIPPFKCHLPKGNAKNVVTECYTYEDKISKCGGIDFQVLGIGENGHIGFNEPDDSLNVLTNLVDLRSQTIEANSRFFESSCQVPKQAISIGIATIMKAKKILLLASGENKAEAIAQMTSGHVTTKVPASLLQTHQDLILLVDEQAGKLLK, from the coding sequence ATGCGAATAATTATAGAAAAAGATTATGAATCTTTGTCAAAAAAGGCATCGTTGCTCGTAGCCAGCCAGATATTATTAAAACCTGACTCAGTTCTAGGTTTAGCTACTGGAAGCACCCCTTTAGGAATGTATAAAAACTTAATTGAAATGTATAAAAGAAATGAAGTTGACTTTTCTAAAGTAACCACATTTAACTTAGATGAATACTACGGGCTATCACCTGACCATCCTCAAAGCTACAACTCTTATATGAAAAACAACTTTTTTGACCATATAAATATACCACCTTTTAAATGTCATCTTCCCAAAGGAAACGCAAAGAATGTTGTAACAGAATGTTACACCTATGAAGATAAAATATCAAAATGTGGTGGAATAGACTTTCAAGTGTTAGGAATTGGAGAAAATGGCCATATAGGTTTTAATGAGCCTGACGATAGCCTTAATGTCTTAACTAATCTAGTGGACTTAAGATCTCAGACAATAGAAGCTAATAGCCGCTTTTTTGAATCAAGCTGTCAAGTCCCAAAACAAGCTATATCGATTGGAATTGCTACAATTATGAAAGCAAAAAAAATACTTTTATTAGCATCGGGTGAGAATAAGGCAGAAGCAATAGCACAAATGACTTCAGGACATGTAACAACAAAGGTACCAGCATCATTGTTGCAAACCCACCAAGATTTGATTCTTCTGGTAGATGAACAGGCAGGTAAGCTACTTAAGTAA
- a CDS encoding TasA family protein, whose protein sequence is MSYTISATNQNNQVGAGNVSLIVTEENIFDVLDMVPGQEETGQITVTNDGEVNVNYFIFADWKPANEETSTVQAQILADRLQVRIEDDEQNELYDGSLSGLSEVEGTEALGLEDPDDSDELTFTITLPEDVGNVVQNINITVDLVFVGEAVEEEND, encoded by the coding sequence ATGTCTTATACAATTTCAGCTACTAACCAAAACAATCAAGTTGGTGCAGGTAATGTATCGTTAATTGTCACTGAAGAAAATATTTTTGATGTTCTTGATATGGTTCCAGGACAGGAAGAAACTGGCCAGATTACTGTGACAAATGATGGTGAAGTTAATGTTAATTATTTTATTTTTGCTGATTGGAAGCCTGCTAACGAAGAAACTTCTACAGTACAGGCCCAAATTCTAGCTGATCGGTTGCAAGTAAGGATTGAAGATGATGAGCAAAACGAGCTTTATGACGGTTCATTATCTGGACTATCCGAAGTTGAAGGAACCGAAGCACTTGGTTTAGAAGACCCCGACGACTCTGATGAATTAACTTTTACTATAACTTTGCCCGAGGATGTAGGAAATGTTGTGCAGAATATAAACATAACAGTAGATCTAGTATTTGTTGGTGAAGCTGTAGAGGAAGAAAACGACTAA
- a CDS encoding ABC1 kinase family protein has protein sequence MKTKTNRQRFQQIVSVFIKHGIKDGGANPSQIRKAFEELGPTFIKVGQILSTRPDILSPEYIAEFQKLQDNAKRLDEEQVKTIIEKELKIDVNKEFSDFDLKPIASASIAQVHTARLKSGEKVVLKLKRPKIEKTLAQDLHLLKRFTLFIQIIPNLVRTEVIKADEIIEELWEHILKELDFENEARNIEKFRKNNKGFKFIKAPKVYPKYTTKNLVVMEYIDGIKLSDTKLLKEKGYYIDDIIEKLVYNFAHQVLEEGFFHGDPHPGNIIISENKIAFIDFGAMGSIPKEQREGFNQLLHSIVSKDIDKVVKSIIRVGVIKGSINKNKLASDVQVIHDSYLDQPLHDIDVVKAIQDSFDVCLKNNIAIPKNVALLAKAMLTLEGVISELTPNFNAIELMAPYVREQMLKPENIKKEALRQLKGIYDTASAGLKIPQTFLEVLNKLSRNEIKVQMEHTNLERGIKEISKTGNRIVLGLITSSLIMASSIVIVAEAGPSIYGVSAIGLIGYLGAGLMGLVLIFFIIRSGKM, from the coding sequence ATGAAAACTAAAACTAACAGACAGCGGTTTCAGCAAATAGTATCGGTATTTATAAAACATGGTATCAAAGATGGCGGAGCAAACCCCAGCCAAATTAGAAAAGCTTTTGAGGAGTTAGGACCGACCTTTATAAAAGTAGGCCAAATCCTGTCAACAAGGCCAGATATTTTATCCCCTGAATATATAGCAGAATTTCAAAAACTTCAGGATAATGCTAAAAGGCTAGATGAGGAACAAGTTAAAACAATAATCGAAAAAGAATTAAAAATAGATGTAAATAAAGAGTTTAGTGATTTTGATCTTAAGCCTATAGCCTCAGCGTCAATTGCTCAAGTTCACACTGCTAGATTAAAATCAGGTGAAAAGGTAGTTCTTAAACTAAAAAGACCTAAAATAGAAAAAACATTAGCACAGGATTTACATTTACTTAAAAGATTCACCCTATTTATTCAAATTATTCCTAATTTAGTCAGGACAGAAGTGATTAAAGCCGATGAGATAATAGAAGAGTTATGGGAGCATATTTTAAAAGAACTAGATTTTGAAAATGAAGCAAGAAATATTGAAAAGTTTAGAAAAAACAACAAAGGATTTAAATTTATAAAAGCTCCTAAAGTTTATCCGAAGTATACTACAAAAAACCTTGTGGTAATGGAATATATCGATGGAATAAAACTGAGCGATACTAAATTATTAAAAGAAAAAGGATACTATATAGACGATATAATAGAAAAGCTGGTTTATAATTTTGCCCATCAAGTATTGGAAGAAGGCTTTTTTCATGGAGACCCTCACCCCGGCAACATAATAATTTCCGAAAACAAAATAGCTTTTATCGATTTTGGAGCTATGGGATCAATTCCAAAAGAGCAACGTGAAGGATTTAACCAACTACTCCATTCTATAGTTTCAAAAGATATAGACAAAGTTGTTAAAAGTATCATAAGAGTGGGAGTGATAAAAGGTTCTATTAACAAAAATAAACTAGCCAGTGATGTTCAAGTTATTCATGATAGCTACTTAGACCAACCTTTACATGATATAGATGTGGTTAAGGCAATCCAAGATAGCTTTGATGTATGTTTAAAAAACAATATAGCAATCCCCAAAAATGTAGCACTTTTAGCTAAAGCAATGCTTACCCTTGAAGGAGTTATTTCAGAACTTACCCCTAACTTTAATGCAATAGAGTTAATGGCCCCTTATGTCAGAGAGCAAATGTTAAAGCCGGAGAACATCAAAAAAGAAGCGTTAAGGCAGTTGAAGGGAATTTATGATACAGCATCTGCTGGTTTAAAGATTCCTCAAACTTTTCTGGAAGTGCTTAACAAACTTTCCCGCAATGAAATAAAGGTGCAAATGGAACATACAAACCTAGAGCGGGGAATTAAAGAAATAAGTAAAACGGGTAATAGAATAGTTCTGGGCTTGATAACCTCATCTTTAATAATGGCCTCATCAATTGTTATCGTAGCCGAAGCCGGTCCAAGTATTTATGGTGTGTCTGCCATAGGGTTGATTGGTTACTTAGGGGCCGGTCTTATGGGATTAGTATTAATATTCTTTATAATACGCTCAGGAAAAATGTAA
- the nifJ gene encoding pyruvate:ferredoxin (flavodoxin) oxidoreductase, whose amino-acid sequence MSKKMQTMDGNTAASYVSYAFTDVAAIYPITPSSDMAEKVDAWSAEGRKNIFGQTVRVSELQSEAGAAGAVHGSLQGGALTTTFTASQGLLLMIPNMYKIAGELLPTVFHVSARAVAGHALSIFGDHSDVMATRQTGFAMLASGSVQEVMDLAGVAHLSSIKSRIPFVHFFDGFRTSHEMQKIEVIDYEDFSKLVDYDALKAFRDRALNPERPVLRGSAQNPDIFFQAKEAANRFYDEVDDTVNEYMQEISKLTGREYKPFTYYGAEDAERVIVAMGSVTQTAEETVDYLNSKGEKVGLIKVHLYRPFSPKYFFNVLPKTVKKICVLDRTKEPGAIGEPLYQDIRTLFFENKEAPVVIGGRYGLGSKDTTPSQIKAVFDNLKDEHKNRFTVGIIDDVTNTSLEVKDKINTVPEGTVRCKFWGLGSDGTVGANKSAIKIIGDHTDMYAQGYFSYDSKKSGGVTISHLRFGKEPIKSTYLIDQADFIACHNQAYVDKYDVLKGLKPGGIFLLNCLWSPEELDEKLPAHMKRYIAENDIKFYTLNAYDIAGNIGLGNRINMVMQSAFFKLADIISVDDATKYLKDAIKASYGSKGEKIVEMNNKAVDEGIGALVSIDVPASWKDAKDEEKEEQDVPDFIKNILIPVNAQEGDSLPVSTFVGAEDGTLMQGSSKYEKRGIAVDVPCWHMDNCIQCNQCSYVCPHSAIRPFLIDEDEEKKAPASFEMKPAMGKDFKGLKYRLQVTPLDCTGCGNCVDVCPAKKKAITMEPLETQISEKDNWEFAVTLTDKSDRTNIETLKGSQFVQPLLEFSGACAGCGETPYINTITQLFGDRMMIANATGCTSIWGGSAPSTPYCTNSEGKGPAWANSLFEDNAEYGYGMALASLQIRSKIKDLMEEAMESGISTELKDAFTTWIENKDDGKASKEATLNLLPLLEKEADNKLVKQIIDKKDFLIKQSQWIIGGDGWAYDIGYGGLDHVIASGEDVNILVVDTEVYSNTGGQSSKASPTAAIAKFAASGKKTSKKDLGAMAINYGYVYVAQVAMGADKNQFLKAIKEAESYKGPSIVIAYAPCIAHGIKEGMGRTQNQQKEAVEAGYWHMYRFNPELKKEGKNPFVMDSKEPTKPFRDFLLSEVRYNALLKTNPETAEELFAQSEEEAKERYQRYLNLANQK is encoded by the coding sequence ATGTCTAAAAAAATGCAGACCATGGATGGAAATACAGCTGCTTCTTATGTTTCATATGCTTTTACAGATGTAGCTGCTATTTATCCAATTACTCCATCATCAGACATGGCAGAAAAAGTTGATGCTTGGAGTGCAGAAGGTCGTAAAAACATTTTCGGTCAAACAGTAAGAGTAAGTGAGTTACAATCAGAGGCAGGTGCTGCTGGTGCAGTACATGGTTCATTACAGGGTGGTGCTTTGACAACTACCTTTACTGCCTCCCAAGGTTTATTGCTTATGATCCCTAACATGTACAAAATTGCTGGCGAGCTTTTGCCGACTGTTTTCCATGTAAGTGCTAGAGCGGTTGCTGGTCATGCCCTATCTATTTTTGGTGATCACTCAGACGTTATGGCTACAAGACAAACTGGTTTTGCAATGCTAGCTTCTGGAAGTGTTCAGGAAGTAATGGATTTAGCGGGTGTAGCACATCTATCTTCTATAAAATCAAGAATTCCTTTTGTTCATTTCTTTGATGGGTTCAGAACATCTCATGAAATGCAAAAAATTGAAGTGATTGACTATGAAGATTTCTCTAAATTAGTAGATTATGATGCTTTAAAAGCTTTTAGAGATAGAGCATTGAACCCTGAAAGACCAGTGCTAAGAGGAAGTGCACAAAACCCTGATATTTTCTTCCAAGCTAAGGAAGCTGCTAACAGGTTCTATGATGAAGTTGACGATACAGTTAATGAATACATGCAAGAAATATCTAAGTTAACTGGTCGGGAATACAAGCCTTTCACATACTACGGTGCTGAAGATGCAGAAAGAGTTATTGTAGCAATGGGTTCTGTTACTCAAACTGCAGAAGAAACTGTTGACTACCTAAACTCTAAAGGTGAAAAAGTTGGACTTATCAAAGTTCATTTATACAGACCATTTTCTCCAAAATATTTCTTTAATGTTCTTCCAAAGACAGTTAAGAAAATCTGTGTTTTAGATAGAACTAAAGAGCCAGGAGCAATTGGCGAGCCACTTTATCAAGATATCCGCACACTATTCTTTGAAAACAAAGAAGCACCTGTGGTAATTGGAGGTCGCTACGGCCTTGGTTCCAAAGATACTACACCATCTCAAATTAAGGCTGTATTTGACAACCTTAAAGATGAGCATAAAAATAGATTTACTGTTGGTATCATAGATGATGTAACTAACACTTCTTTAGAAGTAAAAGACAAAATTAACACAGTTCCTGAAGGGACCGTTAGATGTAAATTCTGGGGGCTTGGCTCAGATGGTACAGTAGGTGCTAATAAATCTGCTATTAAAATTATCGGAGATCATACCGACATGTATGCTCAAGGATACTTCTCTTATGATTCCAAAAAATCTGGTGGGGTAACTATATCACATCTTCGTTTTGGAAAAGAGCCTATTAAATCTACCTATTTGATTGATCAAGCTGACTTTATAGCCTGTCATAACCAAGCCTACGTTGATAAATATGACGTGCTTAAAGGTCTAAAACCAGGTGGAATCTTCTTATTAAACTGTCTGTGGAGTCCAGAAGAGCTTGATGAAAAACTGCCAGCTCACATGAAACGCTATATTGCTGAAAATGATATCAAGTTCTATACCTTAAACGCATATGACATTGCTGGCAATATTGGGTTAGGCAACAGAATAAATATGGTTATGCAGTCTGCATTCTTCAAGTTAGCAGATATAATCTCTGTTGATGATGCCACAAAATATCTTAAAGATGCAATAAAAGCTAGCTACGGCTCTAAAGGGGAAAAAATTGTTGAGATGAACAACAAAGCTGTGGATGAAGGTATCGGAGCTCTTGTTTCTATTGACGTTCCAGCTAGTTGGAAGGATGCTAAAGATGAAGAGAAAGAAGAGCAAGATGTTCCAGACTTTATCAAAAACATTCTTATCCCGGTTAACGCTCAAGAAGGAGATAGTTTGCCAGTTAGCACCTTTGTAGGAGCTGAAGATGGTACGCTAATGCAGGGTTCTTCTAAATATGAAAAACGTGGTATCGCTGTTGATGTTCCTTGCTGGCATATGGATAACTGTATTCAATGTAACCAGTGCTCCTATGTTTGCCCACATTCAGCAATACGTCCGTTTTTAATTGACGAAGATGAAGAAAAGAAAGCCCCTGCTTCTTTTGAAATGAAGCCTGCGATGGGCAAAGATTTTAAAGGATTAAAGTATCGTCTACAAGTAACTCCTTTAGACTGTACTGGTTGTGGAAATTGTGTAGATGTTTGTCCTGCTAAGAAAAAGGCAATCACTATGGAGCCACTTGAAACCCAAATTTCAGAGAAAGATAATTGGGAATTTGCTGTTACTTTAACAGACAAATCAGACCGTACAAACATTGAAACATTAAAAGGTAGTCAGTTTGTGCAACCTTTACTTGAGTTTTCAGGGGCATGTGCAGGCTGTGGAGAAACTCCATATATTAACACCATTACTCAGCTATTTGGCGATAGAATGATGATTGCCAACGCTACTGGATGTACATCTATCTGGGGTGGTAGTGCGCCATCGACGCCATATTGCACAAACTCTGAAGGTAAAGGACCAGCTTGGGCAAACTCTCTGTTTGAAGACAATGCAGAGTACGGCTATGGTATGGCACTAGCTTCCCTTCAAATAAGAAGCAAAATTAAAGATTTAATGGAAGAAGCTATGGAATCTGGCATTTCTACAGAGCTTAAAGATGCTTTCACTACTTGGATTGAAAACAAAGATGACGGCAAAGCCTCTAAAGAAGCTACTTTAAACCTACTACCACTTCTTGAAAAAGAAGCTGATAATAAACTAGTAAAACAAATAATTGACAAAAAAGACTTCCTAATCAAGCAATCTCAGTGGATTATTGGAGGAGACGGCTGGGCATATGATATTGGCTACGGCGGTTTAGACCATGTAATAGCTTCTGGTGAAGATGTAAATATTTTGGTTGTAGACACCGAAGTTTACTCTAACACTGGTGGCCAATCATCTAAAGCATCTCCAACAGCGGCTATCGCTAAATTTGCTGCTTCAGGTAAGAAAACAAGCAAAAAAGACCTAGGAGCAATGGCAATAAACTATGGATATGTTTATGTAGCCCAAGTAGCTATGGGAGCAGACAAAAACCAATTCCTTAAAGCTATTAAAGAAGCTGAAAGCTACAAAGGACCTTCTATCGTTATTGCATATGCACCATGTATTGCACACGGTATTAAAGAAGGAATGGGACGTACTCAAAACCAACAAAAAGAAGCAGTGGAAGCGGGTTACTGGCACATGTACAGGTTTAACCCTGAACTTAAAAAAGAAGGTAAAAATCCATTTGTTATGGACTCTAAGGAACCAACCAAACCATTTAGAGACTTCTTGCTAAGTGAAGTAAGATATAATGCCCTTCTTAAGACCAACCCAGAAACAGCAGAAGAGTTGTTTGCTCAATCTGAGGAGGAAGCTAAAGAAAGGTATCAACGCTATCTAAACCTAGCTAACCAAAAATAG
- a CDS encoding phasin family protein — protein sequence MGTLKKILLAGLGTATFTYEKATDLVEEMVDKGEITVQQGKELNQELKNKFTEKADQTSQEFAELNTVKGLIEKFNLATKEDIDQLKTRIERLEEEEDTLS from the coding sequence ATGGGTACATTGAAAAAAATACTTTTAGCTGGGCTAGGAACTGCAACTTTCACTTATGAGAAAGCAACGGATTTAGTTGAAGAAATGGTAGATAAAGGTGAAATAACAGTGCAGCAAGGCAAAGAGTTAAACCAAGAATTGAAAAATAAATTTACTGAAAAAGCAGACCAAACTTCTCAAGAGTTTGCAGAACTAAATACCGTCAAAGGCCTTATTGAAAAGTTTAACTTAGCAACAAAAGAAGATATTGACCAATTAAAAACTCGAATTGAACGGTTAGAGGAGGAAGAAGATACCTTATCATAA
- a CDS encoding GGDEF domain-containing response regulator → MNLSNFYIEQREKINDAIITLLEYRVNQTPKSRKKLENFFDILSIESEKLQLNELTQLAHSCKKWLKADKCSWSEKHYSYSLLLLGMAKLYTKINDLLEKEKNSLNQEYTRFTYTGNILILDKDVVTLDTLDTLFNQEGYKVNIASTTEKALDVINNQNIDIVIAETEIRGNNNLELVDEIEKNSPYTSIILMSKEENLEKKVIALQKGVEDLLIKPIKDIELKARTEQILKKKEHHQKDVNTDALTGAYTKRYFNMFSKELNAFSLAFIDLDDFKTINDTYGHLTGDKVLTKFCQLISENIRSEDKLFRFGGDEFVLAFPNTSKENAYKIIKKIKDVVSQNKIQCEEEENISIEVKFSCGISEKNGENHALEDVINDADKALYTVKNSSKNNISLYTETIASHKKKSALLVLKDPILEKLLENRLKNLKLSVNHADNVCQASHLLKNYKIDIAIVDIGFSDIEQSNVYQELSDKETKSLLLGETKDKAEIIKGLKMGIDDYIIKPFTLKELEGRIKKLI, encoded by the coding sequence TTGAACTTAAGTAATTTTTATATTGAACAGAGAGAAAAAATAAATGATGCCATTATTACGCTGTTGGAGTATAGAGTAAATCAAACGCCTAAGTCAAGAAAAAAACTAGAAAATTTTTTTGACATTCTTTCTATTGAAAGTGAAAAACTACAGCTCAATGAGTTAACTCAGCTGGCACATAGCTGTAAAAAATGGTTAAAGGCGGATAAATGCTCTTGGAGTGAAAAGCACTACTCCTATTCTTTACTCCTTTTGGGAATGGCAAAACTTTATACAAAAATAAATGATTTACTGGAAAAAGAAAAAAATAGCTTAAACCAAGAGTACACTAGGTTTACATATACAGGAAATATTCTTATTTTAGATAAAGATGTAGTAACTTTGGATACCTTAGATACTTTATTTAACCAAGAAGGATATAAAGTTAACATAGCTTCTACAACGGAAAAAGCTTTAGATGTAATTAACAACCAAAACATAGATATTGTCATAGCTGAAACAGAAATACGAGGAAATAATAACTTAGAGCTGGTAGATGAAATTGAAAAAAACTCTCCATATACATCAATAATATTAATGTCCAAGGAGGAAAATTTAGAGAAAAAAGTTATCGCCTTACAAAAAGGTGTGGAAGATCTTTTGATAAAACCAATTAAGGATATAGAACTTAAGGCTAGAACAGAGCAAATTTTGAAAAAGAAAGAGCATCATCAGAAAGATGTGAATACTGATGCCCTTACTGGTGCATATACCAAAAGATATTTTAATATGTTTTCTAAAGAACTAAATGCTTTTTCTCTTGCATTTATTGACTTAGATGATTTTAAAACAATTAATGATACATATGGACACCTAACTGGTGATAAAGTACTGACTAAATTTTGTCAGTTAATTAGTGAAAATATAAGATCTGAAGATAAGTTGTTTAGATTTGGCGGAGATGAATTTGTATTGGCTTTTCCAAATACATCTAAAGAAAACGCCTATAAAATAATAAAAAAAATAAAAGATGTAGTATCTCAGAACAAAATACAATGTGAGGAAGAAGAGAATATATCTATAGAAGTTAAATTTAGTTGTGGCATATCAGAAAAGAATGGTGAAAACCATGCACTTGAAGATGTTATAAATGACGCGGACAAAGCTCTCTATACTGTGAAAAATAGCTCTAAAAATAACATCTCTTTATATACCGAAACAATAGCTTCCCATAAAAAGAAAAGTGCCTTGCTAGTATTAAAAGATCCTATTTTGGAAAAATTATTAGAAAATCGTTTAAAGAACCTAAAGTTGTCTGTTAATCATGCTGATAATGTATGTCAAGCATCCCATCTTTTGAAAAACTATAAAATTGATATAGCAATAGTAGATATAGGTTTTTCTGATATCGAACAATCTAATGTATACCAAGAGCTTTCTGACAAAGAAACAAAATCGTTGCTTTTAGGTGAAACCAAAGATAAAGCTGAAATTATCAAGGGGTTAAAAATGGGAATAGACGATTATATTATAAAGCCTTTTACGCTGAAAGAACTGGAAGGAAGGATAAAAAAACTAATATAA